A genome region from Manihot esculenta cultivar AM560-2 chromosome 5, M.esculenta_v8, whole genome shotgun sequence includes the following:
- the LOC110614766 gene encoding cytochrome P450 CYP82D47: MDYFLSFPTVMEKFLSFPSNAMANSILIILICSLIFWISRRISRTIGKKKAAPEAGGAWPLIGHLHHLGGPQPPHIVLGNMADKYGPIFTIKMGMYRSLVVSNWEIAKECLTINDKAFANRPKILAMDLLGYDRAMFGFGSYGTYWRQTRKIATLELLSNHRLEKLKHVRESEVRMALKELFKLWEKKKNNSNVVLVEMKRWFADITSNVILRIVFGKSVGYETTNEREENEKLKEALRDFFDLSGRFVAADAIPFLRWLDIGGYERAMKKTAKHLDLVVEGWLKEHKEKKASGFKKEEEDFMDLMLGILDDDAAAALGRDSDTLNKAMTLGLTLAASDTTSVTLTWVLSLLINNPCVLKKAQHELDRNVGKERLVHESDMSNLVYLQAIIKETLRLYPAGPLSLPHESMEDCTVAGYHIPAGTRLLVNLYKIQHDPRIWSNPSEFEPERFLTTHKDYDVRGQHFEFMPFGSGRRMCPGVSFALQVLQLTLATLLQGFDFANPSTEPLDMSESIGLTNLKSTPLECLIHPRLQSHLYQ, from the exons ATGGATTATTTTCTGTCGTTTCCTACAGTAATGGAAAAGTTTCTCTCCTTTCCCTCAAATGCCATGGCCAACTCGATCCTCATAATCTTAATCTGCTCCTTGATCTTTTGGATATCAAGAAGAATCTCGAGGACTATAGGGAAGAAAAAAGCAGCTCCAGAAGCTGGGGGAGCGTGGCCTCTAATTGGCCACCTCCACCACTTGGGAGGGCCGCAACCGCCCCACATAGTATTGGGCAACATGGCTGATAAATACGGTCCTATCTTCACTATCAAGATGGGCATGTATCGATCTTTAGTAGTGAGCAACTGGGagattgccaaggaatgtctaACCATCAACGATAAAGCTTTCGCTAACCGTCCAAAAATTCTAGCCATGGACCTTTTGGGCTACGATCGTGCCATGTTTGGATTTGGCTCATACGGCACCTATTGGCGTCAAACGCGCAAGATAGCCACACTTGAACTTCTTTCTAACCACCGACTCGAGAAGCTGAAACATGTACGAGAATCAGAGGTGAGAATGGCTTTAAAAGAATTGTTTAAATTAtgggaaaagaagaaaaataattcaaacgTGGTTTTGGTGGAGATGAAGAGATGGTTTGCAGACATAACCTCAAACGTGATATTGAGAATAGTTTTTGGAAAATCTGTGGGATATGAGACTACAAATGAAAGAGAAGAGAATGAAAAATTGAAGGAAGCGTTAAGGGACTTTTTTGATTTGTCAGGAAGGTTTGTGGCGGCTGATGCTATACCGTTTTTGAGGTGGCTAGATATTGGGGGATACGAGAGAGCCATGAAGAAGACCGCAAAACATTTGGACCTTGTTGTTGAAGGGTGGCTAAAGGAGCATAAAGAGAAGAAAGCTTCTGGTtttaagaaagaagaagaggacTTCATGGACCTGATGCTGGGTATTCTTGATGATGATGCAGCAGCGGCTCTAGGTCGAGATTCCGATACCCTCAACAAAGCCATGACCCTG GGTCTGACCCTTGCAGCCTCGGACACAACGTCAGTGACTTTGACATGGGTTCTCTCTTTATTAATCAATAACCCTTGTGTCCTAAAGAAGGCCCAGCACGAGTTAGACAGAAATGTTGGTAAGGAAAGGCTAGTACATGAATCTGATATGAGTAACTTGGTTTATCTCCAAGCCATAATCAAGGAAACGCTGCGTTTATACCCAGCTGGACCACTTTCTTTGCCACATGAGTCAATGGAGGACTGCACTGTAGCCGGCTACCATATTCCAGCAGGCACAAGACTCCTTGTTAATCTCTATAAGATTCAACATGACCCAAGGATTTGGTCCAACCCTTCTGAGTTCGAACCAGAACGGTTTCTTACAACTCACAAAGATTATGATGTGAGAGGCCAACACTTTGAGTTTATGCCTTTCGGCAGCGGAAGAAGGATGTGCCCTGGTGTGTCGTTTGCGCTTCAGGTTTTGCAGTTAACTCTAGCTACGTTGCTACAGGGATTTGATTTTGCAAACCCAAGTACCGAACCGCTTGATATGAGTGAGAGCATTGGATTAACCAACCTTAAATCAACCCCACTCGAATGCCTCATCCATCCTCGCCTTCAATCTCatttatatcaataa
- the LOC110614519 gene encoding cytochrome P450 CYP82D47 yields the protein MDNFLSFPTVVEKFLSFPSNAMANSILMILICSLIFWISRRISSTTGKKKAAPEAGRAWPLIGHLHHMGGPQPPHIILSNMADKYGPIFTVKMGMYRALVVSNWEIAKECLTIKDKIFANRPKTLAMDLLGYHGAMIGFVSYDTYWRQMRKIATLELLSNHRLEKLKHVRESEVRTALKELYRLWEKKKNNSNVVLVEMKRWFADITLNVILKIVFGKSVGYETTNESEENEKLKVALRDFFDLSGRFVVADAMPFLRWLDIGGYERDMKKTAKHLDLFAERWLKEHKEKKSSGFKKGEEDFMDVMLDILDDDAEAVLGRDSDTVNKAITLGLTLAASDTTSVTLTWVLSLLINNPCVLKKAQHELDRNVGRERLAHESDMSNLVYLQAIIKETLRLYPAGPLSLPHESMEDCTVAGYHIPAGTRLLVNLSKIQRDPRVWSNPSEFEPERFLTTHKDYDVRGQHFEFMPFSSGRRMCPGVSFALQVLQLTLATLLQGFDFANPSAEPLDMSESIGLTNLKSTPLECLIHPRLQSHFYL from the exons ATGGATAATTTTCTCTCGTTTCCTACAGTAGTGGAAAAGTTTCTCTCCTTTCCCTCAAATGCCATGGCCAACTCGATCCTCATGATCTTAATCTGCTCCTTGATCTTTTGGATATCAAGAAGAATCTCAAGTACTACCGGGAAGAAAAAAGCAGCGCCGGAAGCTGGAAGAGCGTGGCCTCTAATTGGCCACCTCCACCACATGGGAGGGCCACAACCGCCGCATATAATATTGAGCAACATGGCCGACAAATACGGTCCTATCTTCACTGTCAAGATGGGAATGTATCGAGCTTTAGTAGTGAGCAACTGGGAAATTGCCAAGGAGTGTCTAACCATCAAAGATAAAATTTTCGCTAATCGTCCAAAGACTCTAGCCATGGATCTTTTGGGCTACCATGGTGCGATGATTGGGTTTGTCTCATATGACACCTATTGGCGTCAAATGCGCAAGATAGCCACACTTGAACTTCTTTCTAACCACCGACTCGAGAAGCTGAAACATGTACGAGAATCCGAGGTGAGAACGGCTTTAAAAGAATTGTATAGATTAtgggaaaagaagaaaaataattcaaacgTGGTTTTGGTGGAGATGAAGAGATGGTTTGCAGACATAACCTTAAACGTGATATTGAAAATAGTTTTTGGGAAATCTGTGGGATATGAGACTACAAATGAAAGCGAAGAGAATGAAAAATTGAAGGTAGCGTTGAGGGACTTCTTTGATTTGTCAGGGAGGTTTGTGGTGGCGGATGCGATGCCGTTTTTGAGGTGGCTGGATATTGGGGGATACGAGAGAGACATGAAGAAGACTGCAAAACATTTGGATCTTTTCGCTGAAAGGTGGCTAAAGGAGCATAAGGAGAAGAAATCTTCTGGTTTTAAGAAAGGAGAAGAGGACTTCATGGACGTAATGCTGGATATTCTTGATGATGATGCAGAAGCGGTTCTAGGTCGAGATTCTGATACAGTCAACAAAGCTATTACCCTG GGTCTGACCCTTGCAGCCTCGGACACAACGTCAGTGACTTTGACATGGGTTCTCTCTTTATTAATCAACAACCCTTGTGTCCTAAAGAAGGCCCAGCACGAGTTAGACAGAAATGTTGGTAGGGAAAGGCTAGCACATGAATCTGATATGAGTAACTTGGTTTATCTCCAAGCCATAATCAAGGAAACGCTGCGTTTATACCCAGCTGGACCACTTTCTTTGCCACATGAGTCAATGGAGGACTGCACTGTAGCTGGCTACCATATTCCAGCAGGCACAAGACTCCTCGTTAATCTCTCTAAGATTCAACGTGACCCAAGGGTTTGGTCCAACCCTTCTGAGTTCGAACCAGAACGGTTTCTTACAACTCACAAAGATTATGATGTGAGAGGCCAACACTTTGAGTTTATGCCTTTCAGCAGCGGAAGAAGGATGTGCCCTGGTGTGTCGTTTGCGCTTCAGGTTTTGCAGTTAACTCTAGCTACGTTGCTACAGGGGTTTGATTTTGCAAACCCAAGTGCCGAACCGCTTGATATGAGTGAGAGCATTGGATTAACCAACCTTAAATCAACCCCACTTGAATGCCTCATCCATCCTCGCCTTCAATCTCATTTCTATCTGTAA